A window of Oncorhynchus kisutch isolate 150728-3 linkage group LG10, Okis_V2, whole genome shotgun sequence contains these coding sequences:
- the LOC109897856 gene encoding histone-lysine N-methyltransferase, H3 lysine-79 specific isoform X2 translates to MGEKLELKLKSPVGAEAAGYSWPLPVYDKHHDAAHEIIETIRWVCEEIPDLKLAMENYVLIDYDTKSFESMQRLCDKYNRAIDSIHQLWKGTTPPLKLNKRPSNGLLRHILQQVYNHSVTDPEKLNNYEPFSPEVYGETSFDLVAQIINEMEMMEDDTFVDLGSGVGQVVLQVAAATNCKHYFGVEKADIPATYAESMDKEFKRWMKWYGKKHGDYSLERGDFLSEVWKERIANTSVIFVNNFAFGPEVDHQLKERFANMKEGGKIVSSKPFAPLNFRINSRNLSDIGTIMRVVELSPLRGSVSWTGKPVSYYLHTIDRTILENYFHSLKNPKLREEQEAARRRQEKNSKSNSTTPTKAKEHKDSCEEVERPGLLAVVKAPPKPRRAKLLKGRKLSARKRGRPKKAAVAAAERKSKSSQSALDLLHAKTLSAAPPQDAYRSPQSPFYQLPPKVQHYASGQLLLGPSPPGLQQLLDNIKVQYLQFMAYMKTPQYRNNLQQVLEQEKLKHRGLSGQAEHLQTACQTHKEKIKGLFHHKLDELGVKALTMEDLLEAQKEISAHNRQLKEQTKQLERDMAELRDHSLLLLKSRCEELKLDWSSLCLESLLKEKQALRRQISEKQRHCLELQISIVELEKSQRQQELLQLKSYSPCDGSLYHKGLPGLEALPRPPLDHHTPKLSLAAAGLNSLSPELSINSIAPPCFHRGGVGTKGGLLSRYLPISPDHEIVPPTPDARHRQLGHPLPDYTRYSPAKIALRRHLNQDSSMAHFRGLGFTGLRDMVAVTSPLGAKLSCLSPNSSDSLQNNTPRSAERGDTITSLPISIPLSTVHPSKLPVSIPLASVVLPSRAERLRSTPSPVFQMGQTNGYSSSAGLMNGGSHSEDQDSAAPSPPPHGAPLTGPTQGHSPPLSTGGVLHYADGPPRILPEDWAERHGESDSEPQDSESRRRMFFSSSSSSSSSSSSGGAVTRLHLGSGRQGKHHHGNHNTNNHHHSPGSQHTHTHGHGSQEGRKRGRRKRSSTGAQPASGSPKRRSFPGLSSTSQPSGSPLNINSMVNNINQPLEIAAISSPEQSGCSPCGPDMDQPPVLKRERPLEINGSGHYSSAPSSDDDSGYPADSSSSRIERKIATISLESRDGAGRPGNSERGRKSGGSSGNSTGSEVSSSSSSSNSKWKSTFSPISDTKQPPGELRQGGSPFGMGREPLGLGTDSDSDHKPQQRRGEGGGGESSASPYIPPSPFLSQEAGGRPGAGPQGGSSSERQAMPKQKPRGEWELKTSSSLGNSQNLFISAAASSGILSGKVGGSPVAVSSASGASVGQYLGAQFPLGGASVLQSLFGAQTPSTLVSGASRLVNGHSSLGSFSSAGLAGGAAGGIFHHVLPSVSSHQFGAVLPATGGLSSLLSLSSSQQHQHIAPHSCSSFLASVSSTIPLPLSQSQHSRTQTILHTPLPPMRSLPPPPPLLNVSYSSSVPFSSEPTPSSRSESFLSSRLVASSLQHQRAQSSSISLSGSSAAASAHLPPSSRNFTAHHPPHLPPPTPASISGGGGIMWRTLGLPASYMSSSQHTSSRPR, encoded by the exons GATAAACACCATGATGCTGCTCATGAAATCATTGAGACCATTCG TTGGGTGTGTGAGGAGATCCCAGACCTTAAGTTGGCTATGGAGAACTATGTCCTCATCGACTACGACACGAAGAG CTTCGAGAGTATGCAAAGACTTTGTGACAAATACAACAGAGCCATCGACAGCATCCACCAGCTG TGGAAAGGCACCACCCCGCCCCTGAAGCTGAACAAGCGGCCGTCCAACGGGCTCCTCAGGCATATCCTGCAGCAGGTGTACAACCACTCGGTCACGGACCCAGAGAAGCTCAACAACTATGAGCCATTCTCCCCCGAGGTGTACGGTGAGACATCCTTTGACCTGGTGGCCCAGATCATCAACGAGATGGAAATGATGGAGGACGACACCTTTGTAGACCTCGGCAGCG GAGTGGGACAAGTGGTGCTGCAGGTTGCTGCAGCAACAAACTGTAAACACTACTTTGGTGTGGAGAAGGCAGACATTCCAGCCACTTATGCAGAG TCCATGGACAAAGAATTTAAGAGGTGGATGAAGTGGTATGGGAAGAAACATGGGGACTACTCG CTGGAGAGGGGTGATTTCCTGTCTgaagtgtggaaggagaggatagCCAACACAAG TGTAATTTTTGTGAACAACTTTGCTTTTGGTCCAGAGGTTGATCACCAGCTGAAGGAGCGCTTTGCTAACATGAAGGAAG GTGGGAAAATTGTATCCTCAAAACCTTTTGCACCTCTAAATTTTAGAATCAACAGTCGAAACTTGAGTG ACATTGGCACAATAATGAGAGTCGTGGAGTTGTCTCCGTTGAGGGGTTCAGTGTCCTGGACTGGAAAACCAGTTTCCTACTACCTTCATACGATAGACCGCACCATA CTTGAAAACTATTTTCATAGTCTCAAAAATCCTAAACTCAGG GAGGAGCAAGAAGCAGCTAGGCGTCGTCAAGAAAAGAATAGTAAAAGCAACAGCACCACGCCAACCAAGGCAAAGGAGCACAAG GATTCTTGTGAGGAGGTTGAGCGACCAGGCCTATTGGCAGTCGTGAAGGCGCCACCCAAACCGCGGCGCGCCAAACTCCTCAAGGGCCGCAAGCTGAGTGCTCGGAAGCGCGGGCGTCCCAAGAAGGCTGCTGTAGCCGCAGCTGAGCGAAAGAGCAAGAGCAGCCAGAGTGCCCTGGATCTGCTGCATGCTAAGACCCTCTCAGCAGCACCCCCTCAGG ATGCATACAGGTCACCTCAAAGTCCCTTCTACCAGCTACCTCCCAAAGTTCAGCACTATGCGTCTGGCCAACTTCTGCTGGGCCCCAGTCCTCCTGGCCTACAACAGCTTCTTG ACAACATTAAAGTCCAGTACCTCCAGTTCATGGCCTACATGAAGACACCTCAGTACCGCAACAACCTGCAGCAAGTCCTGGAGCAGGAGAAG ctcAAACACAGAGGGCTTTCTGGGCAGGCGGAGCATCTGCAGACTGCGTGTCAGACCCACAAAGAGAAAATCAAAGGGCTCTTCCACCACAAACTGGATGAG CTGGGAGTGAAGGCCCTCACCATGGAGGACCTATTGGAGGCCCAGAAGGAGATCTCGGCCCACAACCGTCAACTGAAGGAGCAGACCAagcagctggagagagacatggccGAGCTGAGGGATCACAGCCTGCTCCTG TTGAAGTCTCGATGTGAGGAGCTGAAGCTGGATTGGAGCTCTCTGTGTCTTGAGAGCCTGCTGAAAGAGAAGCAGGCCCTGCGTAGACAGATCTCAGAGAAACAGCGCCACTGCCTCGAGCTGCAG ATCAGCATTGTGGAACTGGAGAAGAGTCAGAGGCAACAGGAGCTGCTCCAGCTCAAGTCCTACAGTCCCTGTGATGGCTCCCTCTACCACAAGGGCCTCCCCGGCCTGGAGGCCCTCCCACGTCCTCCCCTGGACCACCACACCCCCAAACTCAGCCTGGCTGCGGCCGGCCTCAACAGTCTCAGCCCCGAGCTGTCCATCAACAGCATCGCCCCGCCCTGCTTTCACAGGGGTGGTGTGGGGACCAAGGGAGGGCTGCTCTCCCGCTACCTGCCTATCTCGCCCGACCACGAGATTGTACCCCCCACCCCGGATGCCCGACACAGGCAGCTGGGTCACCCCCTCCCCGACTACACCCGCTACTCCCCAGCTAAAATCGCCCTGCGCAGACACCTGAACCAGGACTCTAGTATGGCACACTTCAGAGGCCTGGGCTTCACTGGTCTCAG GGATATGGTTGCTGTCACCTCTCCATTAGGAGCTAAACTGAGCTGCCTCTCTCCCAACTCATCAGACAGTCTGCAGAACAACACACCCAGGAGTGCTGAGAGG GGTGACACCATCACCAGCCTGCCCATCAGTATCCCCCTCAGCACGGTGCACCCCAGCAAGCTCCCTGTTAGCATCCCCCTGGCCAGTGTGGTGCTACCCAGCCGAGCTGAGAGACTG AGGAGCACACCGAGTCCTGTGTTCCAGATGGGCCAGACCAACG GGTACTCCTCTAGCGCAGGGCTGATGAACGGAGGCTCTCATTCTGAGGACCAAGACAGTGctgccccctcccctccccctcacgGTGCCCCTCTAACGGGACCAACACAAGGCCACAGCCCCCCTCTCAGCACCGGGGGGGTCCTCCACTACGCTGACGGCCCCCCCAGAATCCTCCCTGAGGACTGGGCCGAGCGGCACGGTGAGTCTGACTCTGAGCCCCAGGACAGCGAGTCCAGACGCCGCAtgttcttctcttcctcctcctcttcctcatcttcatCCTCTTCAGGGGGTGCAGTGACTCGCCTACACCTTGGCTCGGGCAGGCAGGGCAAACATCACCACGGCAACCACAACACCAATAACCACCACCACTCGCCGGgctcccagcacacacacacccacggcCATGGATCACAAGAGGGGCGTAAGCGTGGGAGGAGAAAGCGCAGCTCCACGGGGGCTCAACCTGCCAGCGGCTCCCCAAAGAGGAGGTCCTTTCCTGGGCTCAGCTCTACCAGCCAACCCTCAGGATCCCCACTCAACATCAACTCCATG GTGAACAACATTAACCAGCCTCTGGAGATTGCTGCCATTTCTTCCCCGGAGCAGTCTGGTTGTAGCCCCTGTGGGCCAGACATGGACCAGCCTCCCGTACTGAAGAGAGAACGCCCTCTGGAGATCAACGGCTCAGGACACTACTCCTCTGCACCCAGTTCCGACGACGACTCTGGCTACCCTGCTGACAGCTCCAGCTCAAG aattGAAAGGAAGATTGCCACTATTTCCTTGGAGAGCAGAGATGGAGCAGGCAGACCAGGGAACAGCGAGCGGG GAAGGAAATCTGGAGGCAGCAGCGGGAACAGCACCGGCAGTGAagtctcctcttcatcctcatctTCCAACAGCAAGTGGAAGTCTACCTTCTCCCCAATCTCAGACACCAAGCAGCCCCCAGGTGAGCTGAGGCAGGGGGGCTCCCCCTTCGGTATGGGGAGAGAGCCACTGGGCCTAGGCACCGACTCAGACTCTGATCACAAACCGCAgcagaggaggggggaagggggtGGGGGCGAGTCCTCAGCATCTCCGTACATTCCCCCAAGCCCCTTCCTCAGCCAGGAGGCTGGTGGCCGGCCAGGGGCAGGCCCCCAGGGAGGAAGCAGCTCTGAGAGGCAGGCTATGCCCAAACAGAAGCCCAGGGGGGAGTGGGAGCTGAAGACATCCAGCAGCCTAGGAAACAGCCAAAACCTCTTCATCTCTGCGGCTGCCAGCAGTGGTATCCTGAGTGGGAAGGTGGGGGGAAGCCCAGTAGCTGTGTCCTCAGCCTCAGGGGCTTCTGTGGGACAGTACCTGGGGGCCCAGTTCCCCCTCGGGGGGGCCTCTGTCCTTCAGTCCCTGTTTGGGGCCCAGACGCCCAGCACCTTGGTGAGCGGGGCCTCTCGCCTGGTCAACGGACACTCTTCCCTGGGGAGCTTCTCCAGCGCTGGGCTGGCAGGCGGAGCAGCTGGAG GTATTTTTCACCACGTGTTGCCCTCAGTGTCGTCCCATCAGTTTGGGGCTGTGCTGCCAGCCACAGGAGGCCTCAGCTCTCtgctcagtctctcctcctcccagcaGCATCAGCACATTGCCCCTCACTCATGCTCCTCCTTCCTGGCCTCTGTGTCCTCCACCATCCCCCTGCCCCTCTCACAGTCCCAGCACAGCCGCACCCAGACAATACTGCACACTCCTCTGCCCCCTATGCGCTCTCTTCCACCTCCCCCGCCTCTACTTAATGTCTCctactcttcctctgtcccctttTCCTCTGAGCCCACTCCCTCGTCTCGCTCTGAGTCCTTCCTCTCCTCACGACTAGTTGCCTCTTCCCTCCAGCATCAGAGGGCACAGtcctcctcaatctctctctctggctcctctgctgctgcttctgcccaccttcctccttcctctcgtAACTTCACAGCACACCACCCCCCTCACCTGCCCCCTCCGACCCCGGCCAGTATATCAGGAGGTGGGGGCATCATGTGGAGGACTCTGGGCTTGCCTGCTTCCTACATGTCGTCCTCTCAGCACACCAGTTCCCGGCCTAGatag
- the LOC109897856 gene encoding histone-lysine N-methyltransferase, H3 lysine-79 specific isoform X1, which produces MGEKLELKLKSPVGAEAAGYSWPLPVYDKHHDAAHEIIETIRWVCEEIPDLKLAMENYVLIDYDTKSFESMQRLCDKYNRAIDSIHQLWKGTTPPLKLNKRPSNGLLRHILQQVYNHSVTDPEKLNNYEPFSPEVYGETSFDLVAQIINEMEMMEDDTFVDLGSGVGQVVLQVAAATNCKHYFGVEKADIPATYAESMDKEFKRWMKWYGKKHGDYSLERGDFLSEVWKERIANTSSVIFVNNFAFGPEVDHQLKERFANMKEGGKIVSSKPFAPLNFRINSRNLSDIGTIMRVVELSPLRGSVSWTGKPVSYYLHTIDRTILENYFHSLKNPKLREEQEAARRRQEKNSKSNSTTPTKAKEHKDSCEEVERPGLLAVVKAPPKPRRAKLLKGRKLSARKRGRPKKAAVAAAERKSKSSQSALDLLHAKTLSAAPPQDAYRSPQSPFYQLPPKVQHYASGQLLLGPSPPGLQQLLDNIKVQYLQFMAYMKTPQYRNNLQQVLEQEKLKHRGLSGQAEHLQTACQTHKEKIKGLFHHKLDELGVKALTMEDLLEAQKEISAHNRQLKEQTKQLERDMAELRDHSLLLLKSRCEELKLDWSSLCLESLLKEKQALRRQISEKQRHCLELQISIVELEKSQRQQELLQLKSYSPCDGSLYHKGLPGLEALPRPPLDHHTPKLSLAAAGLNSLSPELSINSIAPPCFHRGGVGTKGGLLSRYLPISPDHEIVPPTPDARHRQLGHPLPDYTRYSPAKIALRRHLNQDSSMAHFRGLGFTGLRDMVAVTSPLGAKLSCLSPNSSDSLQNNTPRSAERGDTITSLPISIPLSTVHPSKLPVSIPLASVVLPSRAERLRSTPSPVFQMGQTNGYSSSAGLMNGGSHSEDQDSAAPSPPPHGAPLTGPTQGHSPPLSTGGVLHYADGPPRILPEDWAERHGESDSEPQDSESRRRMFFSSSSSSSSSSSSGGAVTRLHLGSGRQGKHHHGNHNTNNHHHSPGSQHTHTHGHGSQEGRKRGRRKRSSTGAQPASGSPKRRSFPGLSSTSQPSGSPLNINSMVNNINQPLEIAAISSPEQSGCSPCGPDMDQPPVLKRERPLEINGSGHYSSAPSSDDDSGYPADSSSSRIERKIATISLESRDGAGRPGNSERGRKSGGSSGNSTGSEVSSSSSSSNSKWKSTFSPISDTKQPPGELRQGGSPFGMGREPLGLGTDSDSDHKPQQRRGEGGGGESSASPYIPPSPFLSQEAGGRPGAGPQGGSSSERQAMPKQKPRGEWELKTSSSLGNSQNLFISAAASSGILSGKVGGSPVAVSSASGASVGQYLGAQFPLGGASVLQSLFGAQTPSTLVSGASRLVNGHSSLGSFSSAGLAGGAAGGIFHHVLPSVSSHQFGAVLPATGGLSSLLSLSSSQQHQHIAPHSCSSFLASVSSTIPLPLSQSQHSRTQTILHTPLPPMRSLPPPPPLLNVSYSSSVPFSSEPTPSSRSESFLSSRLVASSLQHQRAQSSSISLSGSSAAASAHLPPSSRNFTAHHPPHLPPPTPASISGGGGIMWRTLGLPASYMSSSQHTSSRPR; this is translated from the exons GATAAACACCATGATGCTGCTCATGAAATCATTGAGACCATTCG TTGGGTGTGTGAGGAGATCCCAGACCTTAAGTTGGCTATGGAGAACTATGTCCTCATCGACTACGACACGAAGAG CTTCGAGAGTATGCAAAGACTTTGTGACAAATACAACAGAGCCATCGACAGCATCCACCAGCTG TGGAAAGGCACCACCCCGCCCCTGAAGCTGAACAAGCGGCCGTCCAACGGGCTCCTCAGGCATATCCTGCAGCAGGTGTACAACCACTCGGTCACGGACCCAGAGAAGCTCAACAACTATGAGCCATTCTCCCCCGAGGTGTACGGTGAGACATCCTTTGACCTGGTGGCCCAGATCATCAACGAGATGGAAATGATGGAGGACGACACCTTTGTAGACCTCGGCAGCG GAGTGGGACAAGTGGTGCTGCAGGTTGCTGCAGCAACAAACTGTAAACACTACTTTGGTGTGGAGAAGGCAGACATTCCAGCCACTTATGCAGAG TCCATGGACAAAGAATTTAAGAGGTGGATGAAGTGGTATGGGAAGAAACATGGGGACTACTCG CTGGAGAGGGGTGATTTCCTGTCTgaagtgtggaaggagaggatagCCAACACAAG TAGTGTAATTTTTGTGAACAACTTTGCTTTTGGTCCAGAGGTTGATCACCAGCTGAAGGAGCGCTTTGCTAACATGAAGGAAG GTGGGAAAATTGTATCCTCAAAACCTTTTGCACCTCTAAATTTTAGAATCAACAGTCGAAACTTGAGTG ACATTGGCACAATAATGAGAGTCGTGGAGTTGTCTCCGTTGAGGGGTTCAGTGTCCTGGACTGGAAAACCAGTTTCCTACTACCTTCATACGATAGACCGCACCATA CTTGAAAACTATTTTCATAGTCTCAAAAATCCTAAACTCAGG GAGGAGCAAGAAGCAGCTAGGCGTCGTCAAGAAAAGAATAGTAAAAGCAACAGCACCACGCCAACCAAGGCAAAGGAGCACAAG GATTCTTGTGAGGAGGTTGAGCGACCAGGCCTATTGGCAGTCGTGAAGGCGCCACCCAAACCGCGGCGCGCCAAACTCCTCAAGGGCCGCAAGCTGAGTGCTCGGAAGCGCGGGCGTCCCAAGAAGGCTGCTGTAGCCGCAGCTGAGCGAAAGAGCAAGAGCAGCCAGAGTGCCCTGGATCTGCTGCATGCTAAGACCCTCTCAGCAGCACCCCCTCAGG ATGCATACAGGTCACCTCAAAGTCCCTTCTACCAGCTACCTCCCAAAGTTCAGCACTATGCGTCTGGCCAACTTCTGCTGGGCCCCAGTCCTCCTGGCCTACAACAGCTTCTTG ACAACATTAAAGTCCAGTACCTCCAGTTCATGGCCTACATGAAGACACCTCAGTACCGCAACAACCTGCAGCAAGTCCTGGAGCAGGAGAAG ctcAAACACAGAGGGCTTTCTGGGCAGGCGGAGCATCTGCAGACTGCGTGTCAGACCCACAAAGAGAAAATCAAAGGGCTCTTCCACCACAAACTGGATGAG CTGGGAGTGAAGGCCCTCACCATGGAGGACCTATTGGAGGCCCAGAAGGAGATCTCGGCCCACAACCGTCAACTGAAGGAGCAGACCAagcagctggagagagacatggccGAGCTGAGGGATCACAGCCTGCTCCTG TTGAAGTCTCGATGTGAGGAGCTGAAGCTGGATTGGAGCTCTCTGTGTCTTGAGAGCCTGCTGAAAGAGAAGCAGGCCCTGCGTAGACAGATCTCAGAGAAACAGCGCCACTGCCTCGAGCTGCAG ATCAGCATTGTGGAACTGGAGAAGAGTCAGAGGCAACAGGAGCTGCTCCAGCTCAAGTCCTACAGTCCCTGTGATGGCTCCCTCTACCACAAGGGCCTCCCCGGCCTGGAGGCCCTCCCACGTCCTCCCCTGGACCACCACACCCCCAAACTCAGCCTGGCTGCGGCCGGCCTCAACAGTCTCAGCCCCGAGCTGTCCATCAACAGCATCGCCCCGCCCTGCTTTCACAGGGGTGGTGTGGGGACCAAGGGAGGGCTGCTCTCCCGCTACCTGCCTATCTCGCCCGACCACGAGATTGTACCCCCCACCCCGGATGCCCGACACAGGCAGCTGGGTCACCCCCTCCCCGACTACACCCGCTACTCCCCAGCTAAAATCGCCCTGCGCAGACACCTGAACCAGGACTCTAGTATGGCACACTTCAGAGGCCTGGGCTTCACTGGTCTCAG GGATATGGTTGCTGTCACCTCTCCATTAGGAGCTAAACTGAGCTGCCTCTCTCCCAACTCATCAGACAGTCTGCAGAACAACACACCCAGGAGTGCTGAGAGG GGTGACACCATCACCAGCCTGCCCATCAGTATCCCCCTCAGCACGGTGCACCCCAGCAAGCTCCCTGTTAGCATCCCCCTGGCCAGTGTGGTGCTACCCAGCCGAGCTGAGAGACTG AGGAGCACACCGAGTCCTGTGTTCCAGATGGGCCAGACCAACG GGTACTCCTCTAGCGCAGGGCTGATGAACGGAGGCTCTCATTCTGAGGACCAAGACAGTGctgccccctcccctccccctcacgGTGCCCCTCTAACGGGACCAACACAAGGCCACAGCCCCCCTCTCAGCACCGGGGGGGTCCTCCACTACGCTGACGGCCCCCCCAGAATCCTCCCTGAGGACTGGGCCGAGCGGCACGGTGAGTCTGACTCTGAGCCCCAGGACAGCGAGTCCAGACGCCGCAtgttcttctcttcctcctcctcttcctcatcttcatCCTCTTCAGGGGGTGCAGTGACTCGCCTACACCTTGGCTCGGGCAGGCAGGGCAAACATCACCACGGCAACCACAACACCAATAACCACCACCACTCGCCGGgctcccagcacacacacacccacggcCATGGATCACAAGAGGGGCGTAAGCGTGGGAGGAGAAAGCGCAGCTCCACGGGGGCTCAACCTGCCAGCGGCTCCCCAAAGAGGAGGTCCTTTCCTGGGCTCAGCTCTACCAGCCAACCCTCAGGATCCCCACTCAACATCAACTCCATG GTGAACAACATTAACCAGCCTCTGGAGATTGCTGCCATTTCTTCCCCGGAGCAGTCTGGTTGTAGCCCCTGTGGGCCAGACATGGACCAGCCTCCCGTACTGAAGAGAGAACGCCCTCTGGAGATCAACGGCTCAGGACACTACTCCTCTGCACCCAGTTCCGACGACGACTCTGGCTACCCTGCTGACAGCTCCAGCTCAAG aattGAAAGGAAGATTGCCACTATTTCCTTGGAGAGCAGAGATGGAGCAGGCAGACCAGGGAACAGCGAGCGGG GAAGGAAATCTGGAGGCAGCAGCGGGAACAGCACCGGCAGTGAagtctcctcttcatcctcatctTCCAACAGCAAGTGGAAGTCTACCTTCTCCCCAATCTCAGACACCAAGCAGCCCCCAGGTGAGCTGAGGCAGGGGGGCTCCCCCTTCGGTATGGGGAGAGAGCCACTGGGCCTAGGCACCGACTCAGACTCTGATCACAAACCGCAgcagaggaggggggaagggggtGGGGGCGAGTCCTCAGCATCTCCGTACATTCCCCCAAGCCCCTTCCTCAGCCAGGAGGCTGGTGGCCGGCCAGGGGCAGGCCCCCAGGGAGGAAGCAGCTCTGAGAGGCAGGCTATGCCCAAACAGAAGCCCAGGGGGGAGTGGGAGCTGAAGACATCCAGCAGCCTAGGAAACAGCCAAAACCTCTTCATCTCTGCGGCTGCCAGCAGTGGTATCCTGAGTGGGAAGGTGGGGGGAAGCCCAGTAGCTGTGTCCTCAGCCTCAGGGGCTTCTGTGGGACAGTACCTGGGGGCCCAGTTCCCCCTCGGGGGGGCCTCTGTCCTTCAGTCCCTGTTTGGGGCCCAGACGCCCAGCACCTTGGTGAGCGGGGCCTCTCGCCTGGTCAACGGACACTCTTCCCTGGGGAGCTTCTCCAGCGCTGGGCTGGCAGGCGGAGCAGCTGGAG GTATTTTTCACCACGTGTTGCCCTCAGTGTCGTCCCATCAGTTTGGGGCTGTGCTGCCAGCCACAGGAGGCCTCAGCTCTCtgctcagtctctcctcctcccagcaGCATCAGCACATTGCCCCTCACTCATGCTCCTCCTTCCTGGCCTCTGTGTCCTCCACCATCCCCCTGCCCCTCTCACAGTCCCAGCACAGCCGCACCCAGACAATACTGCACACTCCTCTGCCCCCTATGCGCTCTCTTCCACCTCCCCCGCCTCTACTTAATGTCTCctactcttcctctgtcccctttTCCTCTGAGCCCACTCCCTCGTCTCGCTCTGAGTCCTTCCTCTCCTCACGACTAGTTGCCTCTTCCCTCCAGCATCAGAGGGCACAGtcctcctcaatctctctctctggctcctctgctgctgcttctgcccaccttcctccttcctctcgtAACTTCACAGCACACCACCCCCCTCACCTGCCCCCTCCGACCCCGGCCAGTATATCAGGAGGTGGGGGCATCATGTGGAGGACTCTGGGCTTGCCTGCTTCCTACATGTCGTCCTCTCAGCACACCAGTTCCCGGCCTAGatag